One genomic segment of Sminthopsis crassicaudata isolate SCR6 chromosome 2, ASM4859323v1, whole genome shotgun sequence includes these proteins:
- the NUP188 gene encoding nucleoporin NUP188 isoform X2, which translates to MAAAAGGLCVRSSRELWTILLGRSALRELNQIESELNKHWQRLLEGLSYYKPPSASSAEKVKANKDVAPPLKELGLRISKFLGLDEEQSVQLLQCYLQEDYRGTRDSLKTVLQDERQSQALILKIADYYYEERTCILRCVLHLLTYFQDERHPYRVEYSECVDKLEKELVTKYRQQFEELYKTEAPTWETHGNLMTERQVSRWFVQCLREQSMLLEIIFLYYAYFEMVPGDLLLLTKMFKAQGFGCRQTNRHLVDESMDPFVDRIGYFSALILVEGMDIDSLHKCALDDRTELHQFAQDGLVCQNMDHLMLTLGDIPHHAPVLLAWALLRHTLNPEETSSVIRRMGSTAIQLNVFQYLTRLLRSLASGGNNCTTSTACMCVYGLLSFVLTSLELHTLGNQQDVIDTACEVLADPSLPELFWGTEPTSGLGIILDSVCGMFPHLLSPLLQLLRALVSGKSTAKKVYSFLDKMSFYNELYKHRPHDVISHEDGTLWRRQTPKLLYPLGGQTNLRIPQGTVGQVMLDDRAYLVRWEYSYSSWTLFTCEIEMLLHVVSTADVIQHCQRVKPIIDLVHKVISTDLSIADCLLPITSRIYMLLQRLTTVISPPVDVIASCVNCLTVLAARNPAKVWTDLRHTGFLPFVAHPVSNMSQMISAEGMNAGGYGNLLMNSEQPQGEYGVTIAFLRLITTLVKGQLGSTQSQGLAPCIMFVLKEMLPSYHKWRYNAHGVREQIGCLILELIHAILNLCHESDIHNSHSPSLQSLCICSLANTEAGQAVINIMGIGVDTIDMVMAAQPRCDGSEGQGQGQLLIKTVKLAFSVTNNVIRLKPPSNVVSPLEQALTQHGAHGNNLIAVLAKYIYHKHDPALPRLAIQLLKRLATVAPMSVYACLGSDAAAIRDAFLTRLQSKIEDMRIKVMILEFLTVAVETQPGLIELFLNLEVKDGSDGSKEFSLGEWSCLQVVLELIDSKQQDKYWCPPLLHRAAIAFLHALWQDRRDSAMLVLRTKPKFWENLTSPLFGTLSPPSETSEPSVLETCALIMKIICLEIYYVVKGSLDQSLKDTLKKFSSEKRFAYWSGYIKSLADHMAETEGSGCTSLVEYQMLISAWRMLLIIATSHADIMHLNDSVVRRHLFLDVLAGTKALLLIPTSVNCLRLGSMLCTLLLILLRQWTRDLGSVDEILSSLMEILEGILQADQQLMEKAKAKVFSALLTVLQMKELKVSDIKQYSQLVLNVCETLQEEVIALFDQTRHSLASGSVSEDKDSMETDDYSRLRHKDQRDGVCVLGLHLAKELCEVDEDGDSWLQVTRRIPILPTLFTTLEVSLRMKQNLHFTEASLHLLFTLARTQQGAAAVAGAGITQSICLPLLSVYQLSTNGTVQTPGASRKSFDAPSWPGVYRLSMSLMERLLKTLRYNFLTEALDFVGVHQERILQCLNAVRTVQSLACLEEADHTVGFILQLSNFMKEWQFHLPQLLRDIQVNLCCLCQACTSLLHSRKMLQHYLQNKNGSDAMPSAVTPRVQRPSQPVSSKQPNPDGEAAEQKALRMVQYSLLKILSKTLAALRHFTPDVCQILLDQSLDLAEYNILFALSFTTPTFDSDVAPSFGTLLATVNVALNMLGELDKKKEPLSQAVGLSTQVEGIRTLKSLLMFTMENCFYLLISQAVRYLRDPAVHPRDKQRMKQELSSELSTLLSSLSRYFRRGAPTSPAAGVLPSPQGKLASTSKSGPESQEPLIQLVQAFVQHVQR; encoded by the exons ATGGCGGCTGCCGCCGGCGGGCTCTGTGTGAG GAGCAGTAGAGAACTGTGGACCATTCTGCTTGGAAGATCAGCTCTTAGAGAGCTA AATCAGATCGAGTCAGAGTTGAATAAACACTGGCAGCGGCTGCTAGAGGGACTTTCATACTACAAACCTCCCAG TGCAAGTTCAGCAGAAAAAGTGAAAGCTAATAAAGATGTGGCTCCACCACTGAAGGAGCTGGGGTTGAGGATCAGCAAATTTTTG ggCCTTGATGAAGAGCAGAGTGTGCAGTTACTTCAGTGTTACCTTCAAGAGGACTATAGAGGGACCCGGGACTCATTAAAG ACAGTACTGCAAGATGAGAGACAGAGCCAGGCTCTAATACTGAAG ATTGCAGATTATTACTATGAAGAAAGGACCTGTATTCTACGTTGTGTTTTACATTTACTCACTTATTTCCAGGATGAGAGGCATCCCTACAGG GTTGAGTACTCTGAATGTGttgataaattggagaaggagCTAGTTACCAAGTACCGGCAACAATTTGAGGAACTCTACAAAACAGAAGCACCAACATGGGAAACACATGGAAATCTCATG ACTGAGCGTCAAGTGTCACGATGGTTTGTTCAGTGCCTGCGGGAGCAGTCAATGCTGCtggaaataattttcctttattatgcCTACTTTGAGATGGTTCCTGGTGACCTGCTGCTGTTAACTAAGATGTTCAAAGCACAAGGGTTTGGATGTAGGCAGACCAATAGACATTTGGTGGATGAAAGCATGGATCCTTTTGTGGATCGGATTGG ctATTTTAGTGCCCTTATCCTGGTTGAGGGAATGGATATTGACTCATTACATAAATGTGCTTTGGATGATAGGACAGAGCTCCATCAGTTTGCCCAGGATGGACTTGTATGTCAG aATATGGACCACCTGATGTTGACCTTAGGGGATATCCCTCATCATGCCCCTGTGCTTTTGGCTTGGGCTTTACTCCGTCACACCTTAAACCCAGAAGAAACAAGTAGTGTCATTAGGAGGATGGGCAGCACAGCCATCCAGCTCAATGTATTCCAGTACCTGACACGGCTGCTCCGATCACTAGCCAGTGGAGGAAATAAT TGTACAACCAGTACTGCTTGCATGTGCGTCTATGGactgctttcttttgttctcacCTCACTGGAGTTACACACTTTAGGCAATCAGCAA GATGTCATTGATACAGCATGTGAAGTTCTAGCAGACCCTTCTCTTCCAGAACTTTTTTGGGGAACG gAACCAACTTCTGGGCTAGGGATCATCCTGGACAGTGTGTGTGGAATGTTCCCccatctcctctctcctcttttgcaGTTGCTCAGAGCTCTTGTGTCAGGGAAATCCACGGCCAAAAAG GTATATAGTTTCCTGGATAAAATGTCTTTCTACAATGAGCTTTATAAGCATAGGCCTCATGATGTGATCTCACATGAAGATGGGACCCTCTGGCGGAGGCAGACACCAAAACTCCTTTACCCTCTTG GGGGTCAGACTAATCTTCGTATACCTCAGGGCACAGTGGGTCAAGTAATGCTGGATGACCGTGCTTACCTAGTGCGCTGGGAATACTCCTATAGCAGCTGGACTCTCTTCACTTGTGAGATTGAAATGCTACTGCATGTTGTATCAACAGCAG ATGTAATTCAACATTGCCAGCGGGTCAAACCTATCATTGACCTGGTTCACAAAGTCATCAGCACTGATTTGTCCATAGCTGACTGTCTCCTGCCAATCACATCACGAATCTACATGTTACTGCAGAG GTTAACAACTGTGATCTCTCCTCCTGTGGATGTCATTGCTTCCTGTGTCAATTGTTTAACGGTATTAGCTGCCCGGAATCCAGCTAAA GTCTGGACTGATCTTCGCCACACAGGGTTTCTACCATTTGTAGCCCATCCAGTCTCCAATATGAGTCAGATGATTAG TGCTGAGGGGATGAATGCAGGGGGCTATGGAAACCTCTTGATGAATAGCGAGCAGCCACAGGGTGAATATGGAGTTACCATTGCCTTTTTGCGCTTAATCACCACTCTTGTCAAG GGGCAGCTTGGTAGCACTCAGAGTCAAGGGCTGGCCCCTTGCATCATGTTTGTGTTGAAGGAGATGCTTCCCAGCTATCATAAGTGGCGTTACAATGCCCATGGAGTGAGAGAGCAAATTG gctgTCTGATCCTTGAGCTGATCCATGCAATTCTGAATCTGTGCCATGAGTCTGACATTCACAACAG CCATTCCCCTAGTTTACAGTCTCTGTGCATCTGCAGCCTGGCCAACACTGAAGCTGGCCAAGCAGTCATCAACATCATGGGCATTGGTGTAGATACCATTGACATGGTGATGGCAGCTCAGCCCAGATG TGATGGGTCAGAGGGCCAGGGGCAAGGCCAGCTACTTATCAAGACTGTGAAACTGGCATTCTCAGTGACCAACAATGTCATTAGACTGAAACCTCCTTCTAATGTGGTATCTCCCCTGGAACAGGCACTCACTCAACATG GTGCCCATGGGAACAACCTTATTGCTGTTTTGGCCAAATACATCTATCACAAACATGACCCTGCCTTGCCACGACTTGCCATCCAGCTCCTAAAACGCTTGGCAACG GTTGCCCCCATGTCTGTGTATGCTTGCCTCGGCAGCGATGCAGCTGCTATCCGTGATGCCTTTCTGACCAGGCTGCAAAGCAAGATTGAGGATATGCGTATCAAGGTCATGATCTTAGAGTTTCTTACTGTTGCTGTGGAGACTCAACCTGGCCTCATTGAGCTCTTTCTAAACCTTGAAGTAAAGGATGGGAGTGATGGCTCCAAG gAATTCAGTCTTGGGGAATGGAGCTGTCTCCAGGTAGTACTAGAGTTAATTGATTCAAAACAGCAAGATAAATATTGGTGTCCACCCCTGCTACACCGTGCTGCGATAGCTTTTCTACATGCTCTTTGGCAGGACCGCCGGGACAGTGCCATGCTGGTTCTCAGGACCAA ACCAAAGTTTTGGGAGAATTTGACCAGCCCGTTATTTGGgactctttctcctccctcagaAACATCCGAG ccCAGTGTCCTGGAGACCTGTGCCTTAATTATGAAGATCATTTGTTTGGAAATATATTATGTAGTTAA GGGTTCACTGGACCAGTCCCTAAAAGACACACTCAAGAAATTCTCCAGTGAGAAACGTTTTGCCTATTGGTCAGGTTATATCAAATCTTTGGCAGATCACATGGCAGAGACAGAAGGAAGTGGCTGCACCTCTTTGGTGGAGTACCAGATGTTGATCTCTGCCTGGCGGATGCTTCTCATTATTGCCACCAGCCat gCAGATATAATGCATTTGAATGATAGTGTTGTTCGACGTCACTTATTTCTTGATGTTCTTGCTGGAACTAAAGCGTTA TTGCTCATCCCAACATCAGTGAACTGCCTGCGGCTGGGATCCATGCTATGTACTCTGCTGCTTATCTTGCTTCGACAGTGGACAAG AGATTTGGGGTCTGTGGATGAAATCCTTAGCTCCTTGATGGAGATTCTAGAGGGAATCCTCCAGGCAGACCAGCAGTTGATGGAAAAGGCTAAGGCCAAAGTGTTCTCAGCCCTCCTTACTGTCCTCCAGATGAAAGAATTGAAAG TGAGTGATATCAAACAATACTCCCAGCTGGTGCTAAATGTCTGTGAGACCCTTCAGGAAGAAGTGATTGCCCTCTTTGACCAGACCCGTCACAGCCTGGCCTCTGGCAGTGTGTCAGAGGACAAGGACAGCATGGAGACAGATGACTACTCACGGCTTCGGCACAAGGACCAGCGGGATGGG GTATGTGTTCTGGGCCTACACTTGGCCAAAGAATTATGTGAAGTGGATGAGGATGGAGACTCTTGGCTTCAGGTTACCCGTAGGATCCCTATTCTGCCTACTCTGTTCACCACCCTGGAGGTGAGCCTGAGAATGAAGCAAAACCTGCACTTTACTGAAGCCTCGCTGCACCTTCTATTTACCTTGGCCCGAACCCAACAG GGTGCAGCAGCTGTGGCTGGAGCTGGCATTACCCAGAGCATCTGCTTACCCCTTTTAAGTGTGTACCAACTCAGCACCAATGGAACAGTACAG ACTCCTGGTGCCTCTCGAAAGTCCTTTGATGCCCCTTCTTGGCCTGGAGTCTACCGCCTGTCCATGTCCTTAATGGAACGTCTGCTGAAAACCCTACGTTATAATTTCCTGACTGAAGCCCTGGACTTTGTGGGTGTTCATCAAGAGCGAATTCTGCAG TGCCTCAATGCAGTAAGGACAGTGCAGAGTCTGGCCTGTCTAGAGGAAGCTGATCACACTGTAGGCTTTATCCTGCAGCTCTCCAACTTCATGAAGGAGTGGCAGTTTCATCTGCCACAGCTCCTGAGAGACATACAG GTGAATCTGTGTTGCCTCTGTCAGGCTTGCACCTCCCTACTGCACAGCCGCAAGATGCTGCAGCACTATTTACAG AACAAAAATGGAAGCGATGCCATGCCCTCAGCTGTGACTCCGCGAGTCCAACGCCCCTCCCAGCCTGTGTCCTCGAAGCAGCCTAATCCCGATGGTGAGGCTGCAGAACAAAAGGCTTTGCGCATGGTCCAGTATAGCCTCCTGAAAATTCTCAGCAAGACTCTGGCTGCCCTGCGTCACTTCACCCCTGATGTCTGCCAGATCCTTTTGGACCAG TCCCTAGATCTTGCTGAATACAACATCCTTTTTGCCCTGAGCTTCACAACCCCAACTTTCGACTCTGATGTGGCTCCCTCTTTTGGGACTCTCCTAGCCACAGTGAATGTGGCCCTCAACATGTTGGGAGAG TTGGACAAGAAAAAGGAACCCCTGTCCCAGGCTGTGGGGCTGAGCACACAGGTGGAGGGGATCAGAACACTGAA GTCCCTCCTGATGTTTACGATGGAAAATTGCTTCTACCTGCTCATCTCCCAGGCTGTACGCTACCTGAGGGACCCAGCCGTGCACCCCAGGGATAAACAGCGAATGAAGCAGGAGCTCAGCTCAGAACTG AGTACATTGCTCTCCAGCCTGTCCCGTTACTTCCGCCGTGGAGCCCCCACTTCCCCAGCTGCTGGagtccttccttcccctcaaggCAAGCTAGCTTCAACTTCCAAATCAGGCCCTGAAAGCCAGGAACCTCTGATTCAGCTAGTCCAGGCCTTTGTCCAGCACGTACAGAGATAG
- the NUP188 gene encoding nucleoporin NUP188 isoform X1 encodes MAAAAGGLCVRSSRELWTILLGRSALRELNQIESELNKHWQRLLEGLSYYKPPSASSAEKVKANKDVAPPLKELGLRISKFLGLDEEQSVQLLQCYLQEDYRGTRDSLKTVLQDERQSQALILKIADYYYEERTCILRCVLHLLTYFQDERHPYRVEYSECVDKLEKELVTKYRQQFEELYKTEAPTWETHGNLMTERQVSRWFVQCLREQSMLLEIIFLYYAYFEMVPGDLLLLTKMFKAQGFGCRQTNRHLVDESMDPFVDRIGYFSALILVEGMDIDSLHKCALDDRTELHQFAQDGLVCQNMDHLMLTLGDIPHHAPVLLAWALLRHTLNPEETSSVIRRMGSTAIQLNVFQYLTRLLRSLASGGNNCTTSTACMCVYGLLSFVLTSLELHTLGNQQDVIDTACEVLADPSLPELFWGTEPTSGLGIILDSVCGMFPHLLSPLLQLLRALVSGKSTAKKVYSFLDKMSFYNELYKHRPHDVISHEDGTLWRRQTPKLLYPLGGQTNLRIPQGTVGQVMLDDRAYLVRWEYSYSSWTLFTCEIEMLLHVVSTADVIQHCQRVKPIIDLVHKVISTDLSIADCLLPITSRIYMLLQRLTTVISPPVDVIASCVNCLTVLAARNPAKVWTDLRHTGFLPFVAHPVSNMSQMISAEGMNAGGYGNLLMNSEQPQGEYGVTIAFLRLITTLVKGQLGSTQSQGLAPCIMFVLKEMLPSYHKWRYNAHGVREQIGCLILELIHAILNLCHESDIHNSHSPSLQSLCICSLANTEAGQAVINIMGIGVDTIDMVMAAQPRCDGSEGQGQGQLLIKTVKLAFSVTNNVIRLKPPSNVVSPLEQALTQHGAHGNNLIAVLAKYIYHKHDPALPRLAIQLLKRLATVAPMSVYACLGSDAAAIRDAFLTRLQSKIEDMRIKVMILEFLTVAVETQPGLIELFLNLEVKDGSDGSKEFSLGEWSCLQVVLELIDSKQQDKYWCPPLLHRAAIAFLHALWQDRRDSAMLVLRTKPKFWENLTSPLFGTLSPPSETSEPSVLETCALIMKIICLEIYYVVKGSLDQSLKDTLKKFSSEKRFAYWSGYIKSLADHMAETEGSGCTSLVEYQMLISAWRMLLIIATSHADIMHLNDSVVRRHLFLDVLAGTKALLLIPTSVNCLRLGSMLCTLLLILLRQWTRDLGSVDEILSSLMEILEGILQADQQLMEKAKAKVFSALLTVLQMKELKVSDIKQYSQLVLNVCETLQEEVIALFDQTRHSLASGSVSEDKDSMETDDYSRLRHKDQRDGQVCVLGLHLAKELCEVDEDGDSWLQVTRRIPILPTLFTTLEVSLRMKQNLHFTEASLHLLFTLARTQQGAAAVAGAGITQSICLPLLSVYQLSTNGTVQTPGASRKSFDAPSWPGVYRLSMSLMERLLKTLRYNFLTEALDFVGVHQERILQCLNAVRTVQSLACLEEADHTVGFILQLSNFMKEWQFHLPQLLRDIQVNLCCLCQACTSLLHSRKMLQHYLQNKNGSDAMPSAVTPRVQRPSQPVSSKQPNPDGEAAEQKALRMVQYSLLKILSKTLAALRHFTPDVCQILLDQSLDLAEYNILFALSFTTPTFDSDVAPSFGTLLATVNVALNMLGELDKKKEPLSQAVGLSTQVEGIRTLKSLLMFTMENCFYLLISQAVRYLRDPAVHPRDKQRMKQELSSELSTLLSSLSRYFRRGAPTSPAAGVLPSPQGKLASTSKSGPESQEPLIQLVQAFVQHVQR; translated from the exons ATGGCGGCTGCCGCCGGCGGGCTCTGTGTGAG GAGCAGTAGAGAACTGTGGACCATTCTGCTTGGAAGATCAGCTCTTAGAGAGCTA AATCAGATCGAGTCAGAGTTGAATAAACACTGGCAGCGGCTGCTAGAGGGACTTTCATACTACAAACCTCCCAG TGCAAGTTCAGCAGAAAAAGTGAAAGCTAATAAAGATGTGGCTCCACCACTGAAGGAGCTGGGGTTGAGGATCAGCAAATTTTTG ggCCTTGATGAAGAGCAGAGTGTGCAGTTACTTCAGTGTTACCTTCAAGAGGACTATAGAGGGACCCGGGACTCATTAAAG ACAGTACTGCAAGATGAGAGACAGAGCCAGGCTCTAATACTGAAG ATTGCAGATTATTACTATGAAGAAAGGACCTGTATTCTACGTTGTGTTTTACATTTACTCACTTATTTCCAGGATGAGAGGCATCCCTACAGG GTTGAGTACTCTGAATGTGttgataaattggagaaggagCTAGTTACCAAGTACCGGCAACAATTTGAGGAACTCTACAAAACAGAAGCACCAACATGGGAAACACATGGAAATCTCATG ACTGAGCGTCAAGTGTCACGATGGTTTGTTCAGTGCCTGCGGGAGCAGTCAATGCTGCtggaaataattttcctttattatgcCTACTTTGAGATGGTTCCTGGTGACCTGCTGCTGTTAACTAAGATGTTCAAAGCACAAGGGTTTGGATGTAGGCAGACCAATAGACATTTGGTGGATGAAAGCATGGATCCTTTTGTGGATCGGATTGG ctATTTTAGTGCCCTTATCCTGGTTGAGGGAATGGATATTGACTCATTACATAAATGTGCTTTGGATGATAGGACAGAGCTCCATCAGTTTGCCCAGGATGGACTTGTATGTCAG aATATGGACCACCTGATGTTGACCTTAGGGGATATCCCTCATCATGCCCCTGTGCTTTTGGCTTGGGCTTTACTCCGTCACACCTTAAACCCAGAAGAAACAAGTAGTGTCATTAGGAGGATGGGCAGCACAGCCATCCAGCTCAATGTATTCCAGTACCTGACACGGCTGCTCCGATCACTAGCCAGTGGAGGAAATAAT TGTACAACCAGTACTGCTTGCATGTGCGTCTATGGactgctttcttttgttctcacCTCACTGGAGTTACACACTTTAGGCAATCAGCAA GATGTCATTGATACAGCATGTGAAGTTCTAGCAGACCCTTCTCTTCCAGAACTTTTTTGGGGAACG gAACCAACTTCTGGGCTAGGGATCATCCTGGACAGTGTGTGTGGAATGTTCCCccatctcctctctcctcttttgcaGTTGCTCAGAGCTCTTGTGTCAGGGAAATCCACGGCCAAAAAG GTATATAGTTTCCTGGATAAAATGTCTTTCTACAATGAGCTTTATAAGCATAGGCCTCATGATGTGATCTCACATGAAGATGGGACCCTCTGGCGGAGGCAGACACCAAAACTCCTTTACCCTCTTG GGGGTCAGACTAATCTTCGTATACCTCAGGGCACAGTGGGTCAAGTAATGCTGGATGACCGTGCTTACCTAGTGCGCTGGGAATACTCCTATAGCAGCTGGACTCTCTTCACTTGTGAGATTGAAATGCTACTGCATGTTGTATCAACAGCAG ATGTAATTCAACATTGCCAGCGGGTCAAACCTATCATTGACCTGGTTCACAAAGTCATCAGCACTGATTTGTCCATAGCTGACTGTCTCCTGCCAATCACATCACGAATCTACATGTTACTGCAGAG GTTAACAACTGTGATCTCTCCTCCTGTGGATGTCATTGCTTCCTGTGTCAATTGTTTAACGGTATTAGCTGCCCGGAATCCAGCTAAA GTCTGGACTGATCTTCGCCACACAGGGTTTCTACCATTTGTAGCCCATCCAGTCTCCAATATGAGTCAGATGATTAG TGCTGAGGGGATGAATGCAGGGGGCTATGGAAACCTCTTGATGAATAGCGAGCAGCCACAGGGTGAATATGGAGTTACCATTGCCTTTTTGCGCTTAATCACCACTCTTGTCAAG GGGCAGCTTGGTAGCACTCAGAGTCAAGGGCTGGCCCCTTGCATCATGTTTGTGTTGAAGGAGATGCTTCCCAGCTATCATAAGTGGCGTTACAATGCCCATGGAGTGAGAGAGCAAATTG gctgTCTGATCCTTGAGCTGATCCATGCAATTCTGAATCTGTGCCATGAGTCTGACATTCACAACAG CCATTCCCCTAGTTTACAGTCTCTGTGCATCTGCAGCCTGGCCAACACTGAAGCTGGCCAAGCAGTCATCAACATCATGGGCATTGGTGTAGATACCATTGACATGGTGATGGCAGCTCAGCCCAGATG TGATGGGTCAGAGGGCCAGGGGCAAGGCCAGCTACTTATCAAGACTGTGAAACTGGCATTCTCAGTGACCAACAATGTCATTAGACTGAAACCTCCTTCTAATGTGGTATCTCCCCTGGAACAGGCACTCACTCAACATG GTGCCCATGGGAACAACCTTATTGCTGTTTTGGCCAAATACATCTATCACAAACATGACCCTGCCTTGCCACGACTTGCCATCCAGCTCCTAAAACGCTTGGCAACG GTTGCCCCCATGTCTGTGTATGCTTGCCTCGGCAGCGATGCAGCTGCTATCCGTGATGCCTTTCTGACCAGGCTGCAAAGCAAGATTGAGGATATGCGTATCAAGGTCATGATCTTAGAGTTTCTTACTGTTGCTGTGGAGACTCAACCTGGCCTCATTGAGCTCTTTCTAAACCTTGAAGTAAAGGATGGGAGTGATGGCTCCAAG gAATTCAGTCTTGGGGAATGGAGCTGTCTCCAGGTAGTACTAGAGTTAATTGATTCAAAACAGCAAGATAAATATTGGTGTCCACCCCTGCTACACCGTGCTGCGATAGCTTTTCTACATGCTCTTTGGCAGGACCGCCGGGACAGTGCCATGCTGGTTCTCAGGACCAA ACCAAAGTTTTGGGAGAATTTGACCAGCCCGTTATTTGGgactctttctcctccctcagaAACATCCGAG ccCAGTGTCCTGGAGACCTGTGCCTTAATTATGAAGATCATTTGTTTGGAAATATATTATGTAGTTAA GGGTTCACTGGACCAGTCCCTAAAAGACACACTCAAGAAATTCTCCAGTGAGAAACGTTTTGCCTATTGGTCAGGTTATATCAAATCTTTGGCAGATCACATGGCAGAGACAGAAGGAAGTGGCTGCACCTCTTTGGTGGAGTACCAGATGTTGATCTCTGCCTGGCGGATGCTTCTCATTATTGCCACCAGCCat gCAGATATAATGCATTTGAATGATAGTGTTGTTCGACGTCACTTATTTCTTGATGTTCTTGCTGGAACTAAAGCGTTA TTGCTCATCCCAACATCAGTGAACTGCCTGCGGCTGGGATCCATGCTATGTACTCTGCTGCTTATCTTGCTTCGACAGTGGACAAG AGATTTGGGGTCTGTGGATGAAATCCTTAGCTCCTTGATGGAGATTCTAGAGGGAATCCTCCAGGCAGACCAGCAGTTGATGGAAAAGGCTAAGGCCAAAGTGTTCTCAGCCCTCCTTACTGTCCTCCAGATGAAAGAATTGAAAG TGAGTGATATCAAACAATACTCCCAGCTGGTGCTAAATGTCTGTGAGACCCTTCAGGAAGAAGTGATTGCCCTCTTTGACCAGACCCGTCACAGCCTGGCCTCTGGCAGTGTGTCAGAGGACAAGGACAGCATGGAGACAGATGACTACTCACGGCTTCGGCACAAGGACCAGCGGGATGGG CAGGTATGTGTTCTGGGCCTACACTTGGCCAAAGAATTATGTGAAGTGGATGAGGATGGAGACTCTTGGCTTCAGGTTACCCGTAGGATCCCTATTCTGCCTACTCTGTTCACCACCCTGGAGGTGAGCCTGAGAATGAAGCAAAACCTGCACTTTACTGAAGCCTCGCTGCACCTTCTATTTACCTTGGCCCGAACCCAACAG GGTGCAGCAGCTGTGGCTGGAGCTGGCATTACCCAGAGCATCTGCTTACCCCTTTTAAGTGTGTACCAACTCAGCACCAATGGAACAGTACAG ACTCCTGGTGCCTCTCGAAAGTCCTTTGATGCCCCTTCTTGGCCTGGAGTCTACCGCCTGTCCATGTCCTTAATGGAACGTCTGCTGAAAACCCTACGTTATAATTTCCTGACTGAAGCCCTGGACTTTGTGGGTGTTCATCAAGAGCGAATTCTGCAG TGCCTCAATGCAGTAAGGACAGTGCAGAGTCTGGCCTGTCTAGAGGAAGCTGATCACACTGTAGGCTTTATCCTGCAGCTCTCCAACTTCATGAAGGAGTGGCAGTTTCATCTGCCACAGCTCCTGAGAGACATACAG GTGAATCTGTGTTGCCTCTGTCAGGCTTGCACCTCCCTACTGCACAGCCGCAAGATGCTGCAGCACTATTTACAG AACAAAAATGGAAGCGATGCCATGCCCTCAGCTGTGACTCCGCGAGTCCAACGCCCCTCCCAGCCTGTGTCCTCGAAGCAGCCTAATCCCGATGGTGAGGCTGCAGAACAAAAGGCTTTGCGCATGGTCCAGTATAGCCTCCTGAAAATTCTCAGCAAGACTCTGGCTGCCCTGCGTCACTTCACCCCTGATGTCTGCCAGATCCTTTTGGACCAG TCCCTAGATCTTGCTGAATACAACATCCTTTTTGCCCTGAGCTTCACAACCCCAACTTTCGACTCTGATGTGGCTCCCTCTTTTGGGACTCTCCTAGCCACAGTGAATGTGGCCCTCAACATGTTGGGAGAG TTGGACAAGAAAAAGGAACCCCTGTCCCAGGCTGTGGGGCTGAGCACACAGGTGGAGGGGATCAGAACACTGAA GTCCCTCCTGATGTTTACGATGGAAAATTGCTTCTACCTGCTCATCTCCCAGGCTGTACGCTACCTGAGGGACCCAGCCGTGCACCCCAGGGATAAACAGCGAATGAAGCAGGAGCTCAGCTCAGAACTG AGTACATTGCTCTCCAGCCTGTCCCGTTACTTCCGCCGTGGAGCCCCCACTTCCCCAGCTGCTGGagtccttccttcccctcaaggCAAGCTAGCTTCAACTTCCAAATCAGGCCCTGAAAGCCAGGAACCTCTGATTCAGCTAGTCCAGGCCTTTGTCCAGCACGTACAGAGATAG